The Rickettsia endosymbiont of Gonocerus acuteangulatus nucleotide sequence AATGCTGCATTTTTTACAGTTTCGTATGCATTTTCTGGTGAAGTTAAAATTGCTGCTGTAACAAAAGTTGCCATAACAAGCTGTTGGGTGATGGTAAATTGCCCCAGCAACACCTGCTACTAATCCACTTAAAACTTTAGGCATAGCAAAACCAAAAGCATGACCGGTCATTACTTCACCAGCAAATTCTTTATAAGCACAAAGCCCAAGTACACCTTGAAACATTGCTTTACCACCATAAGTAGCTGTTAAACCAGCGTAAATACCACAATTTGCTGCAGCTTGACCAGCATTTGCAAAATGTTTTGAAGCACTAGAGAAGTATAGCTTAATGCGATAAGGTAGTGACTTATAGTATGAGTTGGATTATACTAAATGAAAAACTTATGGCAAAGGCATATTCATACGATTTAAGAATACGAGTAATAAAAAGTTTAACAGATGGTAAAACAATAAAAGAGACTTCAGAGATATACTCTATTAGTAGGAAGACTATAATAGAGTGGAAAAAATTAAAGAAACAAACTGGGGATGTCAAAGCAAAAAGTGGTTATCATACAGGACATCGTAGAATATAAGAGACATAGAGGGATTTAAAAAATTTATAGAATTAAATTTTGATAAAACCACCATGGAGCTAGCTAATAACTGGAGTCAAAAAGTATCTGCAAGTACGATATCAAGATTGCTTAATAAATTAGGTTATAGTTATAATACTCCCTCTATTCATGGATTTTTGCATTTCTTTTGTTTTGGTAAAATTACTTGTTGGGCTGTTTAAAACTTGCTTAATATTAGCACTTTGAGAACTTGGACTTTGAACACTAGGAGTTTGAGAGCTAATAATGCTAGAAAGTCTCTTATTCAATATTTCATCTATTTTATTGTTTAGATATACTTCTTGATCTTTTCCGGTAACCATGGTGTAAATTTTTTCAGCAAATCCAAGTTTGGTTTTACTTGTTTCATTTATCGTATTTACCAATGTATCTTTATGCTGGGTTAAATTTTTGGTGTCTAATTTAGATAAAGCTTTTTCAAATTGCTCAATCTGAGTATCGGTAAGATCAGGATTTTGTGCCTTAACGTTATCCATTAATTTTTCTGTCGCCATTAACTTATCATTGACTTTTTCAAGTTTATCATTTAATGAGTTTTTAAAATTTGTTATATTTTCTGGCGTTAATTTGGAATTATCTAAAGTGGTTATTTCATAATCATAACCATCTTGAGTAAAATTAAATTTAGGATTACCAAAAGCTTTTTCTACTTCAGGTCTAATTATTTGATATATTAATTTTGATCTAAGTTGTTCATTACCTTTCATGATTTTTTCATAAAGCTCTTCAGGTATTTTTACTTCATTAGATATTTGATTAGTAAGTATTTTATTGGCTTCTTTATCTAATGGTATATATTGATCATTTTTCAATTCTTTAAAATCCAAAGATTCATTTATAATTTCATATTCAACACGATTTTTTACTGCGGCATTCACTTTTTCATTAGTTGAAAACTTTTCTCTAAATTCTTTATCATAATTATTTATTCTTTCTTTTATTGCAGGAAATTCTTCAAAATCTTTTCCATCAGAAACCGCTGGAAGAACGCCTTTTTCTACTAAATACTCCCTCAAATCTGTTAAAGTTGCTTTAAGGCTTATTACCGCATTTACCCCTCCAGTTTTACTTTGCTGATTCTTTTCCTTTTCTATTGTTGCGTTTAATTCCTTTTGAAACTCTTCATCCTTTACGTCGATTGGTTTTTTGTTAGCTTTAACTTTATTTGCAAATTGACCTGCTGCAAAATTTTCTAAATTTTTTATATCTTTTTCAACATATTCTAATCTTTCTAAGATAATTTTTTCTTTTTGTTCCTTAGTAAGCGTATTTCCTTTTCCATCACTATCTTTTGACATATCAAAATTCCTTATTAAGTTTATTTAATTAAATCATTATTTAAAAATGCTAACAAGTTAATTAAAATTAATTTAAGTTAAAATATATTATAAATATAAAATTATTAACTAAATGACACTCTTGAATATTGACAATTTACTTAATATATACCAAACTGCGTGGTTTAATGGCTTTTGAAATTAATAATATGACTTTTATAGAAGAATTTATAAATAAAGGATATTTCCACCAATGTACCGATTTAGAGCGTTTAACCAGTATAACTAAAGAAAGTAAGATCGCTGCTTATATTGGCTTTGACTGCACTGCAACATCGCTACATATTGGTAATTTAATGCAGATAATGATACTGCGATTACTTCAGAAACACGGGCATAAGCCAATAGTGATTATAGGCGGTGGTACGAGTAAAATCGGTGATCCATCAGGCAAAGATGAAGCACGTAAAACTATAACTAAAGAAGATATAGCAAAAAATGCTGAAGGTATCAAAAAATCCTTGTCAAAATTTATTAGATTTGGTGATGGTGAAAGCGATGCTATCATGCTAGATAATGCAGAGTGGTTAGATTCACTTCATTATCTAGATTTCCTGCGAGATTTCGGCAGCCATTTTTCTGTCAACCGCATGCTAACTATGGATTCAGTAAAGTTAAGGCTAGAGCGGGAGCAACATTTAAGTTTTTTGGAGTTTAACTATATGTTGCTGCAAGCCTATGATTTTTACTA carries:
- a CDS encoding IS630 transposase-related protein, with product MSWIILNEKLMAKAYSYDLRIRVIKSLTDGKTIKETSEIYSISRKTIIEWKKLKKQTGDVKAKSGYHTGHRRI